The Elusimicrobiota bacterium genome segment GAAGCGATGGACGTTTTGCTGGGACTCAATTGGGCCTACAAGGGATGGAATATTGGATCGGGTGTGGCCTGGGGCTTGTTGGAAGAGAAATACACCAGCTTTAATTTGGAAAGGGGGGCGGGCGATGTCATGTATAAACTGAATATTGGCTACAAATTATCCCCCAGGAACCCAACGAAATGACTTTCAACAATCTCGCAAGGAATGGATTTTTTCTGGCGCTATTGGGTGGAGGTCTCCTCTCCTGCCAAAAAAAGGACGAACCCAATAAAATTTTGGACCCTCTGCCCCTTAATTCAACTCAAACTTGCGTGCCCGGACAATTGGGGCAAGCTTGGTTTGTCATGAAACGAGATTGTTTAAAGGTTTTGATTCCGGTCATCAATCTAACCACCATCCCCAATTCCAGTTTTCCACAGGTCTCCGGCCCTGATGCAATGTCTCAATACACCTTTCAAACCTCTGGCGATCGATATGGGACAGCGACCTATACCATTCGCTTCTATAATGAGAGCGGCGTTGTAATTGACCCTATTTTGACCAATACCTCCACTTCCACACTCAAAAGTATAACTGTTCAAGTTGTTGGGGGGTCTTCAAAAGTCACCTACACCGAAGCTCTGACCTTGACGTTCGAAACAGCGGGTTTGCTCAGTTCCCATTTACGGTTAACAGGAACTTCTTCGATCAGTGACAATCCAGTCACGAACACCCTTAACTTTACATTCTCCTTACCGGGCCCCAGAGTCGCCTTTGAAGGCTTAATTGACGGGGAGGTAACTGCAACTGGAACGGGGCCCAACTCACAAACCACCGCACTAAACCTCACTTTTTACGCGGATCATACCGCCAATGGAAGCATTGCCTGGGAAGATTTAAGTGGGGGAATTCACTATCAAGACAATGGCGTGGGATATGTCGTCACCAATCTCTTTAGGCTTTTACTGGAATAATTAACCTGAATAATTCGGTTGAACAGCCATTACCGTCTATCAACAATGAATATTTTAGTGCCGTCATCCCGGCATGCTTTCTGGCCGGGATCCAGGTTTTCTTCATGGGGAAAACCTGGGCCCCGGCCAAAAGATTGCCGGGGCGACAGTGTCTTGTGCAGTACTTTTAGGTACGCTTCAACTGAATTATTTGAGTTAACCTTCCTGGTCTTCTTTTGTGGATACTGTGGATAACTCTGTGGAGAAAGGTCTTGACGGGTTTCCCTATGAAAGGTATGAATTGATGTTCCATTTTTATTTTAGCGTTTGAATTGGTGACAACTTAACCCTCAGACAGGAGACCCCCTCCTTGATGATGTCAGTATTAGAGATTCGCCATATCTTGACGTTTGTTATTTTGTTCACAGCGCTTGTAAACCTGGCGCTGGGTGGGCTGGTTTTTATGGACAGTCCACGACGAACGGTGAACCGTCTTTTTGCGGTATTGACCACTATTTTGTTTTTTACAGGTTTGTCTTTTATTGGTCTCAATTACGCCAACACCCCTTTTGTTTCCCTCATATGGTCCCGGGTCTACATCGTTGGACTCCTGTTCGTTTCTCCCTTGTATTATCATCTGGTTCTCGGCAGCATTGGGGCACAACATAAGGCCCAAAATAATTTACTTTCAGGATTTTTCGAGCGAGTTAAGCAATTGGCCTATGTGTTTAGCGGGGGCTGGTTACTGTTGATATTGGGGGGACTCACACCCCATCAGTTGGCCAAATTTGCCTTCTTTTCAGTACCGAATGTGGGAAAACAATTTTGGGTGGCCGCTGTTTTGTTCGGCATTCTTGTCTTGATCGCCTTCACACTTTTGGCACGGCAAACCAAAGAGTCCAAAGACCCCACCCAGAAAAGTCGGTTGATGTATATGTTGTTTGGTTCCGGGATTATGGCAACCTTTGTTCTAATGATCCTACCCATGGTTTTCTGGGGGGGCGTTGATGCCAGCTGGATCTTTCCTGGCGCCCACATCGCCTCGCTTCTTTGTGTCACCCTCATTGCCTACTCCCTGACCACCAGTCATCTTTATCACTTCTCTGAATTACTAAGAAAAACATTGGCCTTCCTCGTCATGACCTTCATCTTGTTGAGTGTTTTCGGAGGAACACATCTTCTTTCTAGGAATTTGTTGTTTCCATACTTGCCCAACAGTGACTTCTTTTCGCTGGGACTCTCCTCTATTTTCATGGCGCTCTTGTTTCACCCTTTGCGCTACCGTGTCCAAAACATGGTGGATCGTATATTCTTCTCTCAGAGATACGATCAAATGCAACGCCTCCGCGGACTCTCCCGTCGCGTTCTCTCATCAGCGGATCGTGATGAACTGCTCAATATTTTTTTCTCCAGCCTTCAAAGCATTGGCTTTGGTTCCATCAGTCTCATGTTAAAAGATCCTCAAAAATCCATTTTTCAAATTAAAAAAGGTGTGGGTTTATCCGAAAGCGCGGAAGGATTTTTCCTTCGGAATGATTCGCTGCTGATTCAACATGTCCGCGAAGAGAAAGGGGAACTCATCAGGGACGAAGTCTTGCGTCGCATACTCACCGACTGGGAACGGCAAGCCATCAGTGATGAAATGGAAGTTCTCCAAGCCGAGATTGCTTTTCCTCTGTTTTCAACCAGAAGACGAGCTCTCTTTGGCGTGATCACGCTCGGCAATTCCGAATTGGGTTATTCCTCTTACAAAGGAAGAAACATTTTTTGGCTCAAGGCTCTCATCGATAACGCGGGTATCATGTTGGATAATTTTTATCATCAAGATTTCGCGAACGCGTTGGTCCCTTACGTGGGAAAAACCTGGGCGGTCGAAATGCGGCGCAACAAAGAAGGGTTTCGAGAACGCTTGGCCGGCCACCGCACCTGGGTGACGGTTCTTATGGTTGACATACGACATTTCACCCCGCTGTCCGGCCGATTGGATCCAAGAGAAGTGGTGGAACTCCTTAAGGATTTTCGTTCGCGGGTGGCCCCGGTGGTGTATAAAAATCAAGGCACCATTGATAAGTTCATAGGAGACGCCATTATGGTCGTGTTTGGTTTGCCCATTCTCCCCAAATTGTCCAACCCTGATTTAAATGCCGTCAAATGCGCCCTGGAAATCATGAAGGAAATTGACGGACTCAATCACGTGCGACTGCAAGCCGGAAAGGAACCTATTTCAATTGGAATCGGCGTGTCATCGGGAGAGGTGATCGCTGGAAACGTGGACTCTGGCGATCGAGTGGAATATACGGTTATTGGAGACGCGGTTAATATGGTGGCACGAATTGAAGACCTGGCGGGCGACAACCAAATATTGCTTTCACCCGCCACTTACAACCAAGTAAAAGAAATGATTATGGCCAAAGCTTGGCAACCAAGATTTCTAGCTGGGTTTGAACAAGCCATTATGCTTTACGAACTTTCTTCCATGCTTCAATTGGAATCTGAAACACAACCGTTGGCCTCCAACCAATAAATCTTTCCCATGCCCCACACCAATCTCCTTGTTATTTTCGTTAAAGCTCCCATTCCCGGACAGGTCAAAACCCGCTTGATGCCTCATTTAAATGGAACCGAATGCGCAGAACTCTATACCTGTTTCGTAAAAGACATCCTTAATACCGTTTCCCAGCTCGTGAACACGAAAATCCTCGTGGCTTACCAACCCCATGCCCCATATCCGGATCTCGCTTGGACTGGCCTCAAAAAATCTTTCGACACCCTCTCTCAACAAGGAAAAACTTTGGGAGAGCGCCTTGCCCACGCAACGGGCCTCTCCTTTGGCCGGGGAGCCAAACGGGTGGTCATCATTGGAAGCGACGCTCCCAACTTTCCGCTCGCACACGTCACGCAGGCTTTTGACCTTCTCCACAAATGTGATGTTGTTTTGGGCCCCGCCCTTGATGGGGGATACACGCTGATCGGATTATCTCGACCAACTCTTAAACTCTTTGAAAATATCAACTGGTCCACCGATCAAGTTTATGACCAAACCCTTCAGCAGGCTGCCAACCTGGGGCTGGCATTGAAAGTTCTTCCTACGCATTATGATGTGGATACTTTTCAAGAGCTCCTTCAGCTGAAAAACGATCTTTCCACCACTCCTCACGCAGCGCCCTTGACCTTTGACTATCTCACGCATGCCCTTTCTGTTCCTTTCTAAATTCCAAAACGCTTTCCGTTGACAAAATGAAGCGGATGGTGTTTAATGAAACCAAATTTCAATAAGAAACTTAACATATGCCCACAGAATCGATCTCATCATCTCCCAATACCCCCAAAATCCCACCGCCCCGAAAGCGGAAAACCGCGGCCATAGTTGGCCATCCAAACGTTGGAAAATCAGTGATATTCCATGCTTTAACAGGTAAATATGTCACGGTTTCTAATTTTCCAGGTACCACCGTAGACCTTTCCCAAGGGGTCGGAAAAATCAACGAAAATGAGTGGGACATCACCGATACCCCTGGTGTTCTCAGTCTCTTAGCCAAAACTGAAGATGAACGCGTCGCCCGGGACTTTCTCATCAAGTGTCAACCCGATGTGGTGATCCAAGTGGCCGACGCAAAAAATCTCTCCAAAGCCTTGCATCTAACCCTAGAGCTCTCAGAATTTAATTTACCCATGGTTTTGGTGTTGAATATGTCAGACGAACGGGAGGACCGCGGACTTCATATTGACGTGCCGCGTTTGAGCAAAATA includes the following:
- the cofC gene encoding 2-phospho-L-lactate guanylyltransferase; this translates as MPHTNLLVIFVKAPIPGQVKTRLMPHLNGTECAELYTCFVKDILNTVSQLVNTKILVAYQPHAPYPDLAWTGLKKSFDTLSQQGKTLGERLAHATGLSFGRGAKRVVIIGSDAPNFPLAHVTQAFDLLHKCDVVLGPALDGGYTLIGLSRPTLKLFENINWSTDQVYDQTLQQAANLGLALKVLPTHYDVDTFQELLQLKNDLSTTPHAAPLTFDYLTHALSVPF